AGTCTACAATTTCATGAGGCCCTACCCCGATTTCCTTTCCAATTTTTAATACATTCCCACCATGCTCCATCTAAATCCCCCTATTCCTATCAGTAAAAACCCCAAAAACATAACCAGTAATAATGAAGCTATCCTCATAATGTCCGTAGTTTTACAGATCATATCTTTGAAAACATGCGTCTCATTATCTCCTATTGTTGGTTTGCTAATTTTTTTGCCAAAATAATAGTTGTCTCCTCCTAGTTGAATTCCTAAAGCTCCCGCAATCGTAGATTCAGGATATCCGGCATTAGGACTGCTGTGGTTCATTCTATCTCTCAGCATAATTTTAAACGATTTTCTCCAATTCAACCCTCTAATCTTAATAGCTATCAGTAAAAAAAGTACCGATAATCTTGCAGGAATCCAGTTTGCTACATCATCTAATTTCGCAGCAAATCTGCCAAAAAAAATATATTCTTCATTTTTATAGCCAATCATCGAATCCATTGTATTAATCGCTTTATATGTTAATGCTAACAAAGGACCTCCAATAAATAAATACAGTATAGGAGCCACAACGCCATCCGAATAATTTTCTGCAACTGTTTCAATAACAGCTTTAGTAATTTCAGATTCATCTAAACGATCCGTATCTCTACCAACAATCATAGAAAGATAATATCTCGCACCTTCAATGTCTTGACTACATAACTTCTCATATACGTTCATTGCCGATGTATTAAGACTTGTAACGGCAATGGTTGTATATGCAAGATATGTATAAAAAACAACCCCCAAGAATATATGAACGCTTGAAAATAATCGTTGTAATAACCAGGTACTTACTAATGTTATAAAAATCACCATGATAGTCAATAAAAAGCCCGCCAACATTTCTTGCTTAGAAGTACGCTGTTTTTCCGAACGTAGTTTATTTTCTAAAAAAGTAATCAGTTTTCCAATATACCTTACTGGATGTGGCCAATTTTCTGGATCTCCAAGAAGCCAGTCTAAAAGAAAGGCTGAAATAATAATCATTATGAATTTTCCTCCAAAATCTCATATATTCTTTCCATGTCAATTGATTCCCGAACTGTTTTAGCTAAGATAGCATACTGCTCCTCCTTATAAGATTTAAAGGAACCTCTTTTTTGAATCTCATCCATATTTAATTCATGCGATAAAAACTTTAGCAATGCATTATTAAACTCTTCGTTATCAAATATTCCATGCAGATAAGTTCCCCATACTTTCCCATCACCTGATATCGCCCCATCATAGCGAACAGCAAACTCTTGACTGTCTTTTATTTCAGCAAATGGTTTCGCTCCATCATTTAGTGTTGTTTGTCCCATATGAATTTCATAACCTTCTACAGAAATATTTTTCATTGTATTGTCTAAGTTTTCAAAAATAATTTCAGCTCTTGTTTGTTTGGTTATCTTCTCTCTACCAAATATTGTTTCAACGTTTAACAGTCCCAGTCCTTCTAATTCTTTAATATCACTTTCCACCCCGTGTGGATCCAACAGTTTTTTTCCTAGTATTTGAAAACCACCGCATATCCCCACAACCGAAGAACCCTTATCTCTTGCTGATAAAATAGATTTATCTAATCCTTTCTTTTTTAAAAACAGCAAATCTTCAAGTGTGTTCTTTGTTCCGGGGATAATGATTAAATCCGGTCTTCCCAATAACCCAGGATCTTCAACAAACCGAATGTTAACCAATGGATGTTTTTCCAACCAATGAAAATCGGTAAAATTTGAAATCCTTGGTAGCCTTATGACACATACATCTACTTTTTCATCGGATAAAGAATTTGATTTTAGCCGTTCAGCTTCGCCATCTTCTTCCTCTATATCAAATTTCCCATATGGAATAACGCCTAACACAGGAATACCCGTTAATGCTTCTAACTGTTTTAACCCTGGATCTAATATTTTTCTATCACCACGAAACTTATTAATCAGTAGGCCTTTCACTCTTTTTCTTTCATCTTCATCAAGGAGCATAATCGTTCCATAAATTGAAGCAAACACACCACCACGATCAATATCACCAACGAGAAGTACTGGAGCATCCACCATTTTAGCCATGCCCATATTAACAATATCGTTATCTTTAAGATTTATTTCCGCTGGACTTCCTGCTCCTTCAATAACGATCACATCTGCTTTTTTTTGGAGTTCATCAAAAGCACTTAAAATAATCTTTTTAAGCTTCGGTTTAAATTGATGATACTCTGATGCGCTCATATTACCATATACTTTACCATTCACAATTACTTGAGCATTTTTTTCGCCTGTAGGCTTTAATAGAATAGGGTTCATGCTAACTTCTGGTTTTACCATTGCCGCTTCCGCTTGACAAACTTGTGCACGTCCCATCTCTAAACCTTCTTCTGTAATATAGGAGTTTAATGCCATATTCTGAGACTTAAAAGGCATTGAATCAAAGCCATCTTCCTTAAAAATCCTACATAATGCAGCTGTCAATACACTTTTCCCTACAGAAGACGCGGTACCTTGTAGCATAATAGATCTATTTTTCATTCAAAACCACCTCCAATTGATGAATTATCTCTTCACAGTTAGTAACTCTTATCATCCCATTTTCCAATAAAGAAGCTAAACGTTTCCGACCTTCCCCTTCTACAAAATCCATAAGTGCTCCCGCAGGATATTGATCAAAGAAAATAATCGGTTTTTTATTCACAACCTGCTGTTCAGCAATTTTCAAATTTTCTAGATTACCCTTTCCAAACGGAATAGAGGTTAATATAACGACATCTGCATTCTTTGCACTTTTTAGAGCTAATGATAAAGATTTTTTCGATATAGCTTCAAAGGGCTTTTCTTCAATTACATTAAGAGCAAGTTTTGTTGAAACTTCCCAATCGCTATCGCCACGATTCACAACGCCCACAGACAAAGCAAAATTCTCTTGATATAGTTTTTGAATCAACCGTTTTCCGGTACCACCACCACAGATTATATGAACATTGAGTTTTTTAACCTTGTCTTTTTTTTTAAGCGTTGATATCGGTGAAACTTGTAAACATCCGGTATAAATGTTCCGATCTATAACCATTTCAAGTTCATACGCTTTTTTTAAGTTTTCTACCGTCAAAACCTCTTCTGTTCGACCAAGGGTTAAAATATCCCCTCTATATAGTAGTAACATTTCTTCACTATAGCGTGCCGCCATATTCAGATCATGTAATATTACTATTATGGATATCTTTTTTTCTTTATTAAGCTTTTTCAATAATTCAAGGACTTCAATTTGATGATGAATATCCAAGAAAGAAATCGGCTCATCTAATAGTAAGACATCAGGCTCTTGAGCAATCGCTTTTGCTATCATGACTCGTTGCTTTTCACCGCCACTTAGCTCGTTAACGTATCGATCACGCAAATGAAAAACATGGGTTTCTTGCATAGCCATATTCACTATTTTTATATCTTTTTCAGTTTCTGCCCTAAATCTTTTAATATATGAATGTCGTCCCATCATTACTATATCCTGCACACAAAATTGATGATTAATATCCGGATTTTGATGAACAGCCGCTATTTTTCGTGCCAATTTCTTTACTGGATATAATTCAATATTCTCACCATCAATCATGATACTCCCTGTAGTAGGCGATAAATTTTTAGCAATATTTTTTAATAATGTTGTTTTTCCAGACCCATTTGGCCCAATAATGCTAAGGAAAGTTCCTTCTGTTATCAAAAGATTTAATGCACGCAGTATTGTTTTTTTATCGTATGCAAAGGTTAGCTCTTTTACTTCGACCATTGTTCCCATTAAAATCATCCTATTCTATTTTTCTTGCTTTTCTTAACAAGTAAACAAAAAAAGGTGCTCCTGCTAAAGCCGTTATGATCCCTACTGGCAACTCTGTTGGTGCTATGATTGTACGCGAAAAAGTATCGGCTGTCACCAAAAAAATCCCACCTAACAAACCACACGCAGGAATCAACACTCTATGATCAGGTCCAATTAGCACCCTTGTTATATGAGGTATTATCAAGCCAACAAAACCAATGATACCACTAACAGAAACAGCAAAAGCAGTCATTAGCGTACTAATAATTAGTATGCTAATCTTTGTTTTTTCGACATTCACTCCTGTATTTTGAGCAGTTTCCTCACCAATCAGCAATAGGTTCAGATCTTTCGCATGAAAAATAAGAAAAAAAGTTCCCAATACCATAGGAACAATAACAAGGCTTACATGATGCCACCCTCTAGCTGAAAAACTTCCCATTGTCCAGTATACAATAGTTGAAACATCGCGAGATGCAATGACCATTATAAATGACAACGCTGCACTAAAAAATTGCCCCGTTGCAATTCCTGCCAATAACAAGGTGGTGGTAGGAACTTTGCCCGAACGACGTGCTAGCTGATAAACAATGCCTGTAGATAATAGAGCTCCTAAAAATGCAAAAACCGAAACCATTCCAAATCCTAGAAATGTATGATTTAACTTCAACACTATTGCCAATGAAGCACCTAGAGCTGCCCCTGAAGAAGTGCCTATAATGTATGGATCTGCCAACGGATTTCTTAACATTCCTTGCATAGAGACTCCAACAACCGATAAACCCAGTCCAACTAGGAACGCTAACAATACTCTTGGTAAACGAACAAAAATAATAATAGAGGTAGCCGCATCAGATATATGATCGATATCGACAAAATCCTTGATATACGGAACATGAGCCATAACTATTTGAAAACCTTCTAAAATCGAAATATTTGCAGCTCCGATGGATGATGCTGTAATAATGACTATTCCCGCCATCGGTATCATCAAATAAAAATAGCTTTTTGCCGATAGCAACTTCATCTTAAAACTCCTCTGGATGCATGGCGGATGCAAAGATCTCGAGTCCTTCAATCACGCGAACACCTGGTCTTGAAACAATATTGGGCTCTAATAATTCTATACGATCATTTTGAATAGCTTTAATCTGGTCATAGCCAGGGCGATTTTTAACTTCTTCTCTTAATGAATTCGCTATTTCTTCAGTCATATTATCAAAATCGGCCACATGAGGTGGCATAAAGTATATTTCAGGATTTTCTTCAATTAACGCTTCAACACTATACATAGGATAAGCACCTTCTGTATTTCGTGCAATATTATAACCGCCTGCTAATGTTATCAATTCATGAATAAAGGACTCCGGTCCTGCTGTTTGGAGCGGTTCATCCCAAACCTGATAAAATACCGGAATAGGTTCTAATTCATTAACTCTTTCTACAATTTTTCTTTTTTCAACTCTTAGTGCTTTTACAATTTCATATGCTTCATTGCTTTTTCCTGTTAGTTCACCAGTTTTAATAATTGATTCAAAAACTTCTTCTACATTTTCAGGCTCTACGTTAACAACTTTTATATTTAACTCTCTCATCAGTTCCAATGCCTCTTCATGAGATTCTCCATAAACAAAAACAATATCCGGCTTTAATTCAATAATTCTTTCGACATTTATGGTCCACGAGCTTCCTAGTTTTTCTTTTTCAAAAACTTCTTGCGGATAATCACAATAATCAGAAACTCCAATCACTGAATCATCTAACCCTAGAGCAAATAGATTTTCAGTTTGACTAGGTGATAAAGAAATAATGCGCTGTAAATCGTTATCCGTCTCCATTGTTTCATTTAAAGATGCCTCATTTACCATTACTTCTTTATCACCATCACCACAAGCACTTACTATCAATGAAATAACGAGCAAACTAACAACCAGCAAATACCGAGCAAATTTCTTCATTCCTGTCCCTCCTGATGATCAAAATGACAAGTATCATTTAGTTTTTTAATATATGGATATTCTAAAACATTTTTTATTACTGTGATCCCACAATGATCAACAGCGAAGCGCCAATGCCCATCAATATTCCCGATGACAAGGTGTGTAAGCATGCATCTAATGGTTCCCGAATGTGCCACAATTAACATGTTTTCATCTTTTCTATTTCTTTGTAAATAAGCAGTTAAGGTGTCAATCACTCTTTTATGAAACGTGTTTAAGTTTTCACCTTCAGGAAACGTATACTTATCTTCTGTATAAATTTTTTTGTACTCTTGATTGTAATGCTGTTCAATTTCTTGCATACTTAACTGTTCTAGCTGCCCAAAATTCATCTCTCGAAACCCTATGACTTTTTCATGAGGAATTTCTTCTGACTGGTGTTGCGCAATAATTTCTGCTGTTTTAACAGCACGATTTAAATCGCTAGAAAGCACCCTGTCAACAGATAAGTTCTTCAACCTTTGGGCAACAATATGGGCTTGACGAATACCGTTCAAGTTCAGGGGCGTATCTGTCCAGCCACTCATCTTCTGCTTTACATTGTCTTCTGTTTCTCCGTGCCTCACCATAATAAGGTCCATCTAAACACCTACCTTCCACCAAAGATTAAAACGATCCATAATAAAAAGAGTGTTTCTGTTAATTCCAGAAGCGCTCCAAGCGTATCTCCTGTCATACCACCAATTTTTTTTTTCAATAAAATTTTAAATGATATGGTTAGCATCCATAAAGGTATTAAAAAACTCCCTGCTATTGGTAAAAAATAAATCATCGATAATGAAATCATCGTTGCTATTAGAACTTCTTTCACCGTAATTCTTCCAATGTAAAAATGTCCTAACCCAGATTCTCTAGCATAGGTAGATCGATAAGCACCTAAAACCAAAGATAGTCTTCCAAATATTGGCATCAAGAAGATTGTCCATAATCTAATTGATGTGGGTATCGCTACAAGTAATGTAAATTTCATCAAGCAAACTAATATAATGCACACGACACCATGAGTGCCCAGACGACTGTCCTTCATAATTTCTAAAATATCCTTTTTCTTTTTTCCAGAAAAATAGCCATCTGCTGTATCAGCTAGCCCATCAATATGAATTCCTCCCGTTAAAAGAAAATTGATTGATAGTAACATCACAGCAAGTACCGAAGTGGATAGATAAGGGTTTAGAAGCCAATCAGTGAGACACAATAGCCCTCCTATCGCCATCCCTGCTAAAGGAAAAAAAGCCATATTTTTATAATCAGTATTCTTCCATTCTGTATGATCAGTAAATGGAAGTGTTGTTAGAAATGTTATTGCCTGCATGATATGTTTCATTATATTCCTCCATAAACATCTATTGTTTTTACATTGTCAGAGGAAGAATCAGCGCTTTTAATTTTTACAGGTATTCCAGCCACAACCCAATAAACATCCATTACATCTTTTGCAATTTTTTGATTGATTCTACCAGCAATATCTCGAAAATCTCTTGCCATCCTATGTTCAGGGACTATTCCACACCCTACTTCATTCGTTATTAAAACAGCTGGTTTACCTATCTTTTTAAGAGATACTAGCAGTTTATCTGTTTCATTATGTATGTCTTGCTCTACCTTAATTAATTCCTCCTGAGTTATAGCATCCCAGTTTGTATCTTCTTTTTCCATCATTAACCTTGTGATCATTAACGTTATACAATCCACAAAAATGCCTTCCACTTTGTCTCCATATGGTGGAAGGTTCTGATCAAAGTCACGATATGCCTCTAAAGTTATCCAATCACTTGGCCGATCCTTTTTATGCCTTCGGACTCGTTCGCTCATTTCAGCATCTAGTACCGCTGATGTTGCTACATACAAAATTTTTTTACCATAACTCGATACTAACGTCTCACCAAATTTGCTTTTTCCACTTCTTGTCCCACCTATCACAAGGCTTATGCACGGTTTATTTAAGTCCATATATTATCCTCCAATACCATCATCGAATTTATTCTGTGTCCTTCCAATAATAATAATTTTTTCTTTACATCAATGCCGCTTCCAAAACCTGTTAAATGGTTACTCATTCCAACCACTCTATGACAAGGAATAATAATTTGTATTGGATTTTTATTATTAGCCATACCAACAGCTCTATAAGCGTTAGGATTCTCTATTTTTTCAGCAATTGTTTTATAAGAAAGAACATTACCAAAAGGAATTTCTCTTAAAGCATTCCAAACTTGCTTTTGAAAGTTTGTTCCTTCAGGATCTACCGGAACATCAAATTCTTTTAGTGAACCATTTAGATATTCCTCCAGCTGCTCAACCGTCTTTTGAATAATAGCATGAGTCTTCTTTAGATTGTTCTTTTTATTATCAAAGGTGTTAGGCATTGTTTTTTCCGCATCTATAGAAAGTATTTGTAGTCTTGTAAGTCCAACACAAGACGCTTCTATATAAAATTTAAAATCTTTTATATCATGCCTAAACACCATCTTCTTATCCATCCAACGTTTCTCCTTTTTTCTTTTTATAAGCGTCCCTTGCCAGTTGCCATTGTTCTCTTGCTTTTAACTGAATCATTCTTTTATACTTAATATCTGGATGATCTAAGGCTCTGCTAAACCAGAAAATCGCATTTTGAGGATCTCCATTCAAACGCTTTAGTTCTCCAATTAAATAAGAGAGTGAGACTTCATCAAGCCCTGCTATTGGAAAAGCTTCGTTTGTATATGCATTTTCTAAATGTTCAAGAGCACTTTTCAAATATATGTTTTCCTTTTCTTCATTTTCAGTCTCTCTATATAACCATGCTATCCGAAGGCATAAACTCCCTAAATACCCTTTTGACTTATTAAGCATCTGCCCAATGATCAGTGCTAATTTATGTGACTCCAGTGCCATTTCAATCGTTCTTACACCACTAAAATCCCGTTTATTCCATTTAAGGCTTATATTTTTCAATATAATTGTTTTCTCTTCTTTTGAGAGTTTTTTGAACTCACTCTCCGTAGCACTAAAACCGCAATTTGAACAAACCCACACATTATAGTAAACCGGATTTATCTCTTTATACCATATGTGAAAATCCGTATCTTTTTTATCAACAGGAATCTTTCTTAATCGAGGTTTTTTAGTAGTAAAATTATTTGCACATACTGGACAGTCAAGGTTTTTATCAAATAAATATTGATCCATTACATCCTCCTACACTATTTGCCATGTTTTTTTCATCAACCTTACATTTCTATTTCTGATTCACTCTGATTCTGGCTGTGAATATATTCAATTAATTCATGCTGTTCAAACTGCTCATGCAAAGGTCTTGGCTTAACACCTACAAGTTTTATCCCTTTAACAGGCCGATAATAATCTCTGGATATCTCTTCTCTTTTGATTTCTCTGCCATTCTCATAATATATTTTATACGTCACTACTCGATAGCCTCTTTTAGGTTCTTGCTCGACGATTATTTCACCTTCATATAATTCTTCATCTTGCTTTTCTTCGATATGTGGTTCGATTACTTCTGTAACATGCGAAGCAAGATCAATCCTTTGTATTTTCGAACTTTCGTTCCCATATATGTTAACAAATATTCTATTTCCTTGGATATAACTTTCGATATATATTGGATGATCGTAATGATTCTCAAACTTTAGATCAATAGCTCCATAAGAAACCGTCGCATCATGTCCTAAATTAACATAACTGACAGGTAAAGAATGATTGCGTCTTTCCACTATTGGAAGGTTGGATCTAATTGCAGCGTTATATAACGTAGTTGAAACTTGACAAATGCCACCACCAATTCCTGGTACAAGCTCTCCTTGAACAATTACTGGGGCTTCTCGATATCCAGCTGCCGCACTTCGCGGTCCAGTTGTTTTGTTAAACGAAAATTCTTCATCTGGCAGCAATAACGTTCCATTGATACTTTGAGCACCACGCTGAAGGTTTGCTGTTCTGCCAACATCTCCTGCATTGAAACGTGTACTGAACTCTCCAATGATTCCATCGATCAACTTTAACTCTGCTTTTGTTGGGTATACGCTTAATGTATCAACACTTATTTCCAAAGGACTTATATCTCCACTTTCAAGAGCAGTAATCATTTTTTCTCGACTTTCTTCTTTTCTAAGTTTTTTTCCTTCTATCTCTGCCGTAATAACAAATTCGCCGGAAGACCTTTCTAATGTTGCTGCTTTTCCTTCAAAGTTAATTTCATTCTCTAATTCATCTAGAATCTTATCAATTAAATCTTCTTCGAAGCAATTTTCAAGCTCGATATGGTAAGCCTGTTCCTGAAGACGTCGTACTTTCATTGCATTCTGAATTATATTGCCATCTCTTCCTAGGTTCCACGCTTTATTAATCGCCTGATCATAGTCATAATCATACCTTATAGATTCCAGCGGATAAGACCAACTCTTGTCATCAAATATTAGCGTCAATTCTTTTTCATTCAGCTTATTTTTCATTTCATTTTTTAATCGCAAAGCAGCTTCATCAGGAAGCATTCCACCGACATCAACACCTTGAATGTAGACATTCGAGTGAATATTCGCTTGGCTGGTTATCCAATAAGCGTATCCTCCTCCAAGCATTATGGTTGCAACTATTGTACAACCTAATCCTATAAAAATTCCGACAAGTATTTTTTTTTGTTTCTCTGATATATTCATAACTACGACCCCTCACCTTAAATATAAAACCTCTTGCTAAGCCCAGTATATCCACACTTCGTCCATCGTTTTAATTGGTGATATATACTCAGCTGGTTGTCCATTGTGCCGTAAAATCAATTCACCTTGCACTTCAGATCTATCAAAGTCAATATAATCAAATAAATCGACAAAAATCAAGCTCTCTTTTTCTGTTGTGATGGTTAATGGGTTACCATTATATTTAATTTCTATAATGTTCTCCTGACTATTAGAGTCATTAGAAGGTATTACCTTGTTATCCTTAAGTAAATCCTTATCTTCTTTCTCTGTTATTTCATCCGCATTTTCAACGGTATGATTCAAAGTTTTATAGCTAATTTCATCTCCATTACTTAGCCTGCAGTTCGTCTCTGTAAAATTACCATTATGCTTTAGTGTTTTATCCTGGTAGTCATCATTCAGTATATCATATAGCATAACATGTGCACTTGGACCAGTCGTTGCAGGCTGAATCATCACTTTATCTCCGTTCAAAAGTTCAGTCTCTAAGCTAGCCTTTTTTTGATTTTTAGTGATGATAGCAGGGTCACCATATTCGCCATAATATTCTCGTTTCTCGCCATTTACAGTAATATATACCGACTCTCCTCTTTTAGGTATAAGAAGGTGAGGATCATACTGAAGAGCCGCAAGTCCATCTCGAATGCATAGTTTTCTAGTTTGAAAAAGTTTTATTGGGCGACCATTGACCGTGATTTCAATAAAGTCACTATGCCTTTTCAGTAACGCTTTTTTAAGGATTCCTATTGGCGTAATCCCTTCAGGTCCTATCGGATCCTGAGGGTGATACAACAGTTGCTGGATGGTGGATATATTTCTAACAGAAACTCTTTCTTCAGGCAACTCTAAAGCTTGACTAATCATCTTAGGTAGGCCCTTCATTCTGCTTCCTCCACCAATTAAAAAAACAGCACTTGGCGTTTTACCATTATGTTTAAGAATTGACTCTGAGATTTGAGTAGCTACCGACTTCATTGCTGGGGTAATTGTTTCTATTAACTCCTCTGATAATTCTTCGTGTCTAATCCCCAAAATATCTTCATAATCCAGCTTTTCTGTAATTGATATCTGACATTTTATACTTTCTGCACTATCAAAGTCCAACATTTTTTCTCGCGCAAGATATTCTGTTAACTCATCGCCAGCGACATCCGTCATAGCATAAGCATGAATACTACCGTCCTTAGTAATAGCAATATCAGATGTTCCAGCTCCAATATCAACAAGCGCTATGTTTAACAAACGGGCATTTTCAGGTACAGCAACTTCAATCGCCGCAATTGGCTCCAGAGTCATATAGTCTACTTCAAGCCCTGCACCAGTGACAGAAGCATAAAGGCTGTCTACAACTAGTTTGGGTAAAAAAGTAGCAATTAGGTGCACTGAAAGCATTTCCCCTTTATGATTAAGCGGATTTTTAATTAATGTGCCATCTAAGTAGTATTGTATAATAGAGTGACCAACACAAAAGTATCTTAAGTCTCCAGCATTAGACTTTTCAAGTTGTCTTTCAGCTTCCTGTAATGCTTTCAACTCAATTTGTTGTATATGGCTCCACTTTACGTCTTGTAGATGACCCAGCCCTAGGTCCACCGTAACAGACTCCGTGAGCAAAGCTCTTCCTGCTGCTGCAATAGTCGCCTCTTTAAGCTCATAGCCACATTCTGACTCCAGTTTTTCTTTCACTTTTCTAATGACTTTTGCTACTTCTTCAATATCATGAATTTGACCATCAAACATTGCACGATTTTCATGAAAAACAACAACCGAATGATGAACGACAAGTTTCTGTTCCTCTAGTGACCCTAATAATCCAACGACACTTCTGGTGCCAATATCTAGTGCAAGCGCCATCTTATTTTTATTTAACTCCATCTTCATTGTGCACCACCATCATTATTTTTTTGATAATATATACACCATTCAGAAACAATGCATTTTTCGCAAGAAGGTTTCCGAGCTTTACATACTCTTCTGCCATGCAATATTAACCAGTGATGTGCATCTGACCATCTATTTTTCTTAATGACTTGCATTAACTGTTCTTCTGCTTTCATGGGATCTTTAGCTTCAATAATACCAATTCTATTAGAAACACGAAATACATGTGTATCTACAGCTATCGCCGGTACGCCAAAAGCATTACTAAGCACAACATTGGCTGTTTTTCTTCCTACTCCTGGCAATGCCATCAACGCATCGCGATCGTCAGGAACAGTTCCATCATGCTTCTCTACTAATATTTTGCATGCTTCAATAATATGTTTACTTTTAGTTTTGTAGTAATTACAACTTTTAACCAATTTTTCTAATTGACTGATATCTATATTTAAATAATCCTCCGGTCTTTTGTATCTTGCGAACAGGTTTTTTGTCACCATGTTAACCCGCTGATCTGTACACTGTGCAGAAAGCATCGTAGCAATCAAACATTCTAAGGGGTTGGTGAATTCAAGTTCACTTTTTGCCGAAGGATATTCTTTAGCAAGTTGGTTCAATATTATTTCACAATTTTTTGTGTTATTCTTTCTTACATTTTTCTTTACCAAAAAATCCCTCCATTAACTTGTACTAGATTACTTCCATATCGATATTCATTAACTCCATTCTCCCATCCTTTTCTAAAAAACGAACGACCTCCTGAATGGTTTTCTCTACATGACTCTTATTATTACTAATACAGCAAAATCCTATGGTTGCAAGTCTCCACTTATCTTGGTCTGCAATTTCTGCAATGGAGACATTATACCGACTTTTTATTCTTTCTATCACACTTTTAACAATCATCCGTTTTTCTTTTAAGGAATTTCCCTCATACATCATTAAATTAAAAGTACATATCCCTACTTTCATTATTTTTTCGACCCCTATTCAATATGACTTATACAAAGGTTATTTGTTCCAATGCCCATTTAGCGGCACTGCTTATATCTTCTCTTTTATCATTAACAAAAGATTCTATGATTGGTATAGCTATAGGATTACGAGAATTACCTAGAGACTTTAACGCATTGCGCTTCATTACCCTTAACCCTCTCCAAGCAAAACCTGTAGACTCATATC
This genomic interval from Tindallia magadiensis contains the following:
- the cobS gene encoding adenosylcobinamide-GDP ribazoletransferase, with the translated sequence MKHIMQAITFLTTLPFTDHTEWKNTDYKNMAFFPLAGMAIGGLLCLTDWLLNPYLSTSVLAVMLLSINFLLTGGIHIDGLADTADGYFSGKKKKDILEIMKDSRLGTHGVVCIILVCLMKFTLLVAIPTSIRLWTIFLMPIFGRLSLVLGAYRSTYARESGLGHFYIGRITVKEVLIATMISLSMIYFLPIAGSFLIPLWMLTISFKILLKKKIGGMTGDTLGALLELTETLFLLWIVLIFGGR
- the cobU gene encoding bifunctional adenosylcobinamide kinase/adenosylcobinamide-phosphate guanylyltransferase, whose amino-acid sequence is MDLNKPCISLVIGGTRSGKSKFGETLVSSYGKKILYVATSAVLDAEMSERVRRHKKDRPSDWITLEAYRDFDQNLPPYGDKVEGIFVDCITLMITRLMMEKEDTNWDAITQEELIKVEQDIHNETDKLLVSLKKIGKPAVLITNEVGCGIVPEHRMARDFRDIAGRINQKIAKDVMDVYWVVAGIPVKIKSADSSSDNVKTIDVYGGI
- a CDS encoding methylated-DNA--[protein]-cysteine S-methyltransferase, with the protein product MDKKMVFRHDIKDFKFYIEASCVGLTRLQILSIDAEKTMPNTFDNKKNNLKKTHAIIQKTVEQLEEYLNGSLKEFDVPVDPEGTNFQKQVWNALREIPFGNVLSYKTIAEKIENPNAYRAVGMANNKNPIQIIIPCHRVVGMSNHLTGFGSGIDVKKKLLLLEGHRINSMMVLEDNIWT
- a CDS encoding DUF2225 domain-containing protein — protein: MDQYLFDKNLDCPVCANNFTTKKPRLRKIPVDKKDTDFHIWYKEINPVYYNVWVCSNCGFSATESEFKKLSKEEKTIILKNISLKWNKRDFSGVRTIEMALESHKLALIIGQMLNKSKGYLGSLCLRIAWLYRETENEEKENIYLKSALEHLENAYTNEAFPIAGLDEVSLSYLIGELKRLNGDPQNAIFWFSRALDHPDIKYKRMIQLKAREQWQLARDAYKKKKGETLDG
- a CDS encoding VanW family protein → MNISEKQKKILVGIFIGLGCTIVATIMLGGGYAYWITSQANIHSNVYIQGVDVGGMLPDEAALRLKNEMKNKLNEKELTLIFDDKSWSYPLESIRYDYDYDQAINKAWNLGRDGNIIQNAMKVRRLQEQAYHIELENCFEEDLIDKILDELENEINFEGKAATLERSSGEFVITAEIEGKKLRKEESREKMITALESGDISPLEISVDTLSVYPTKAELKLIDGIIGEFSTRFNAGDVGRTANLQRGAQSINGTLLLPDEEFSFNKTTGPRSAAAGYREAPVIVQGELVPGIGGGICQVSTTLYNAAIRSNLPIVERRNHSLPVSYVNLGHDATVSYGAIDLKFENHYDHPIYIESYIQGNRIFVNIYGNESSKIQRIDLASHVTEVIEPHIEEKQDEELYEGEIIVEQEPKRGYRVVTYKIYYENGREIKREEISRDYYRPVKGIKLVGVKPRPLHEQFEQHELIEYIHSQNQSESEIEM
- a CDS encoding cell division protein FtsA, translating into MKMELNKNKMALALDIGTRSVVGLLGSLEEQKLVVHHSVVVFHENRAMFDGQIHDIEEVAKVIRKVKEKLESECGYELKEATIAAAGRALLTESVTVDLGLGHLQDVKWSHIQQIELKALQEAERQLEKSNAGDLRYFCVGHSIIQYYLDGTLIKNPLNHKGEMLSVHLIATFLPKLVVDSLYASVTGAGLEVDYMTLEPIAAIEVAVPENARLLNIALVDIGAGTSDIAITKDGSIHAYAMTDVAGDELTEYLAREKMLDFDSAESIKCQISITEKLDYEDILGIRHEELSEELIETITPAMKSVATQISESILKHNGKTPSAVFLIGGGSRMKGLPKMISQALELPEERVSVRNISTIQQLLYHPQDPIGPEGITPIGILKKALLKRHSDFIEITVNGRPIKLFQTRKLCIRDGLAALQYDPHLLIPKRGESVYITVNGEKREYYGEYGDPAIITKNQKKASLETELLNGDKVMIQPATTGPSAHVMLYDILNDDYQDKTLKHNGNFTETNCRLSNGDEISYKTLNHTVENADEITEKEDKDLLKDNKVIPSNDSNSQENIIEIKYNGNPLTITTEKESLIFVDLFDYIDFDRSEVQGELILRHNGQPAEYISPIKTMDEVWIYWA